The following proteins come from a genomic window of Anaerobutyricum hallii:
- the yajC gene encoding preprotein translocase subunit YajC has protein sequence MLLAQSASAGSSITMIVAYVILFGAIIYFMTIRPQKKQQKAADEMHAGMQAGDSVLTTSGFYGVIIDIMDDTVIVEFGNNRNCRIPMQKDAIAAVEKPNLTKTEEE, from the coding sequence ATGTTATTAGCACAGAGTGCGAGCGCAGGCTCATCTATCACTATGATTGTTGCATATGTAATTCTGTTTGGAGCAATCATTTACTTTATGACAATTCGTCCACAGAAAAAACAACAGAAGGCAGCAGACGAGATGCATGCAGGAATGCAGGCTGGAGATAGCGTATTAACAACAAGTGGATTCTATGGTGTGATTATTGATATTATGGATGACACCGTTATCGTTGAGTTTGGTAATAACCGTAACTGCAGAATTCCAATGCAGAAAGATGCAATTGCAGCTGTAGAAAAACCAAATCTTACAAAAACAGAAGAAGAATAA
- a CDS encoding DUF6465 family protein has product MARTTARAAKKKAATKAPAAKTAAKTTAAKTTAAEAVVEEVKEAVVKEVEEKKEKVVDADIKEVAVAAKETVKDTGAKVVDKAKEVTKKVEKTVKEKVAEVKAAVAEPEIYVQYQGNESDLAAITARIKKQYVEEGHKESDIKSLKIYLKPEDASAYYVINDNNSGKVFLF; this is encoded by the coding sequence ATGGCAAGAACAACAGCAAGAGCAGCAAAGAAGAAAGCAGCAACAAAAGCACCTGCAGCTAAAACAGCAGCAAAAACTACAGCAGCAAAAACTACAGCAGCAGAAGCAGTTGTAGAGGAAGTAAAAGAAGCAGTGGTAAAAGAAGTAGAAGAAAAGAAAGAAAAAGTTGTAGATGCTGACATTAAAGAAGTAGCAGTTGCAGCAAAAGAGACAGTAAAAGATACTGGCGCTAAAGTTGTAGATAAAGCAAAAGAAGTTACAAAAAAAGTTGAGAAGACTGTAAAAGAAAAAGTAGCAGAGGTGAAAGCAGCAGTAGCAGAACCAGAAATATATGTACAGTATCAGGGTAACGAATCAGATTTAGCTGCGATTACAGCAAGAATTAAAAAGCAGTATGTTGAAGAAGGCCATAAAGAAAGCGATATCAAGTCTTTAAAAATTTACTTAAAACCAGAAGATGCATCCGCTTACTATGTAATCAACGATAATAATTCAGGAAAAGTATTTTTATTTTAA
- a CDS encoding putative manganese-dependent inorganic diphosphatase: MSKKNNIYVIGHKNPDTDSICSAISYAYLKNELSQKQEEECKYIPTRAGHINEETQYVLRYFEQEAPLFVNDIRPQVIDIEIRKTEGVDAGLSLKKAWDIMRGARIVSLPILEEDKLAGIITVSDIAYSDMDVYDNMILSKAGTSYKNIVETIDGEMIVGDLDGEFEEGHVLIAAANPDMMEGYIEPQDMVILGNRYESQLCAIEMDAQCIVVCMGATVSKTIRKMAKEHGCRIIVSPYDTYTVARLINHSMPVRYFMTTENLITFHTTDYVDDIQETMAKRRFRDFPITDNQGNYIGMISRRNLLDLDRKKLILVDHNEKAQAVDGFEEAEILEIIDHHRLGNIETNSPVYFRNQPVGCTATIITQMYMENGIEIPEKIAGLLCSAILSDTLMFRSPTCTAIDRIIAEKLAAIAHIEIEKYARDMFDAGSNLREKSAKEIFYQDFKKFNDSNINFGVGQISSMNKQELSACKDKLLPYMEEVRTSYGLDMVFFMMTDIINESTELLMVGDMCKEVIENAFETTVESSSAELPGVVSRKKQLIPAILGQLS, translated from the coding sequence TTGAGTAAGAAGAATAATATTTATGTAATTGGTCATAAGAATCCAGATACAGATAGTATCTGTTCTGCAATTTCTTATGCATATCTGAAGAATGAATTAAGTCAGAAGCAGGAAGAAGAATGTAAGTATATCCCTACAAGAGCCGGTCATATTAATGAAGAGACACAGTATGTCCTGCGTTATTTTGAACAGGAAGCCCCTTTATTTGTGAATGATATCCGTCCACAGGTTATAGATATTGAGATTCGTAAAACAGAAGGTGTGGATGCTGGTTTATCTCTTAAAAAAGCGTGGGATATCATGAGGGGAGCACGTATTGTTTCCCTTCCTATCCTTGAAGAGGATAAACTTGCAGGAATCATCACTGTCAGTGATATCGCCTATTCTGATATGGATGTATATGACAATATGATTTTATCTAAAGCCGGAACAAGCTATAAGAATATTGTTGAGACTATTGACGGAGAGATGATTGTTGGTGATCTTGATGGTGAATTCGAGGAGGGTCATGTTTTGATTGCCGCAGCTAATCCGGACATGATGGAAGGATATATTGAACCGCAGGATATGGTTATTTTAGGTAACCGTTATGAATCCCAGCTTTGTGCGATTGAGATGGATGCACAGTGTATTGTTGTATGTATGGGAGCAACGGTTTCAAAGACAATTCGTAAGATGGCCAAGGAACATGGCTGTCGAATCATTGTAAGTCCATATGATACTTACACTGTAGCTAGACTGATCAACCACAGTATGCCAGTTCGTTATTTCATGACAACGGAGAATTTGATTACATTCCATACAACAGATTATGTAGATGATATTCAGGAAACTATGGCAAAGAGAAGATTCCGCGATTTCCCTATTACAGATAATCAGGGTAATTATATAGGAATGATTTCTAGACGAAACTTATTAGATTTAGATCGAAAGAAGCTCATCCTTGTTGACCATAATGAAAAAGCGCAGGCAGTAGATGGTTTTGAAGAAGCAGAAATTTTAGAAATTATTGATCATCATCGTCTTGGAAATATTGAGACAAACTCTCCGGTCTATTTCAGAAATCAGCCGGTAGGATGTACTGCAACAATTATTACACAGATGTACATGGAAAATGGTATCGAGATTCCGGAAAAGATTGCGGGTCTTTTATGTTCTGCAATTCTTTCTGATACATTAATGTTCCGTTCTCCAACCTGTACAGCAATTGACCGTATCATTGCAGAAAAGCTTGCAGCTATCGCACATATTGAGATTGAAAAGTATGCAAGAGATATGTTTGATGCAGGAAGTAACTTGAGAGAGAAGTCTGCAAAAGAAATTTTTTATCAGGATTTTAAAAAGTTTAATGATTCTAACATTAACTTTGGTGTAGGACAGATTAGTTCAATGAATAAACAAGAATTATCTGCTTGTAAAGATAAGCTCCTTCCTTATATGGAGGAAGTAAGAACATCTTATGGTTTAGATATGGTCTTCTTTATGATGACAGATATCATTAATGAGTCCACAGAATTATTAATGGTAGGTGATATGTGCAAAGAAGTAATAGAGAATGCATTTGAGACAACTGTAGAAAGCAGTTCTGCAGAACTTCCAGGTGTAGTATCCAGAAAGAAGCAGTTAATTCCTGCAATTCTTGGACAGTTATCATAA
- the tgt gene encoding tRNA guanosine(34) transglycosylase Tgt, with product MYKLLTKDGMAKRGEFETVHGTIQTPVFMNVGTVGAIKGAVSTDDLRTIGTQVELSNTYHLHVRTGDKLIKEFGGLHKFMGWDKPILTDSGGFQVFSLSGLRKIKEEGVYFQSHIDGHHIFMGPEESMQIQSNLGSTIAMAFDECPSSRADRTYIQNSVDRTTRWLERCKIKMKELNSLPDTVNPHQMLFGINQGGIFADIRVEHAKRIRELDLDGYAIGGLAVGETHEEMYHILDEVVPYLPEEKPTYLMGVGTPANIIEAVDRGVDFFDCVYPSRNGRHGHVYTHHGKLNLFNKKFELDPRPIEEGCQCPACRTYSRAYIRHLLKAKEMLGMRLCVLHNLYFYNHLMEEIRGAIEAHRYKEFKKTTLEGFLTPEEEYR from the coding sequence ATGTATAAGTTATTAACGAAAGATGGTATGGCTAAACGGGGAGAGTTTGAGACAGTCCATGGTACGATACAGACTCCTGTTTTTATGAATGTAGGAACAGTAGGAGCAATCAAGGGGGCTGTCAGCACAGATGATCTTCGCACAATTGGAACACAGGTAGAATTATCAAATACGTATCATTTGCATGTAAGAACAGGGGACAAGTTGATTAAAGAATTTGGCGGTCTTCATAAATTTATGGGCTGGGATAAACCGATTCTTACCGATTCCGGTGGATTTCAGGTGTTTTCATTGTCCGGTCTTCGTAAGATAAAAGAAGAAGGGGTATATTTTCAGTCACATATTGATGGTCATCACATTTTTATGGGTCCAGAAGAAAGTATGCAGATTCAATCAAACCTTGGTTCGACGATTGCCATGGCCTTTGATGAATGTCCATCAAGTCGTGCAGACAGAACTTATATCCAGAATTCTGTAGACAGAACGACGAGATGGTTAGAGCGATGTAAGATAAAGATGAAGGAGTTAAATAGTCTTCCAGACACGGTGAATCCTCATCAGATGCTTTTTGGAATTAATCAGGGTGGTATATTTGCAGATATACGTGTAGAACATGCTAAGAGAATCAGAGAATTAGACTTAGATGGATATGCGATAGGTGGTCTTGCAGTAGGTGAGACACATGAAGAAATGTACCACATTTTAGATGAAGTTGTACCATATCTGCCAGAAGAAAAGCCTACGTATCTTATGGGAGTAGGAACTCCGGCAAATATCATAGAGGCAGTTGACAGAGGGGTTGACTTTTTTGATTGTGTATATCCTTCTCGAAATGGAAGGCATGGTCATGTATACACACATCATGGAAAATTAAACCTTTTTAATAAGAAGTTTGAATTAGATCCTCGGCCAATTGAAGAAGGATGCCAGTGTCCAGCTTGCCGGACATATAGCAGAGCGTATATTCGGCATTTGCTAAAAGCAAAGGAAATGCTTGGAATGCGCCTTTGTGTTCTGCATAATTTATATTTCTATAATCATTTAATGGAAGAAATACGCGGAGCGATTGAGGCACATCGATATAAGGAGTTCAAAAAAACCACATTAGAAGGTTTTTTGACACCGGAAGAAGAATACCGGTAA
- a CDS encoding SEC-C metal-binding domain-containing protein, whose product MSLLTDWREFAYSHDDRTREGQEFWIGYFNQEKAVYEQILATPEEPVSGTVAELAQKYNMDLTYFVGFLDGINDSLKNPNPIEDMDANTVVSLDYDKEKLYYNMVAAKADWLYGLEQWSDLLTSERRKELYKEQRSSTTVVKPPKIGRNDPCPCGSGKKYKKCCGRNN is encoded by the coding sequence ATGTCTTTATTAACAGATTGGAGAGAATTTGCCTATAGTCATGATGATAGAACCAGAGAAGGACAGGAATTCTGGATTGGATATTTTAATCAGGAAAAGGCTGTATATGAGCAGATTCTTGCTACACCAGAAGAACCAGTAAGTGGAACAGTTGCAGAACTGGCACAGAAATATAATATGGATCTTACATATTTTGTAGGTTTCTTAGATGGAATTAATGATAGTTTAAAGAATCCAAATCCTATCGAGGATATGGATGCGAATACAGTAGTATCTTTAGACTACGATAAAGAGAAACTCTATTACAATATGGTTGCTGCTAAGGCAGACTGGTTATATGGTTTAGAGCAGTGGAGTGACCTTTTAACTTCTGAGAGACGTAAGGAGTTATATAAGGAACAGAGAAGTTCTACAACAGTTGTTAAGCCACCTAAGATTGGACGTAATGATCCATGTCCATGTGGAAGTGGTAAGAAGTATAAGAAGTGTTGTGGACGTAATAATTAA